The Apium graveolens cultivar Ventura chromosome 6, ASM990537v1, whole genome shotgun sequence genome contains a region encoding:
- the LOC141665633 gene encoding uncharacterized protein LOC141665633, with product MGRTGIYVFMAVPSTYHLVLKFPTRNSVGEAKVEHKMARSFYVARWDWGKVLPIEDMDVRENKKLRGKPAEDLVPIPLDSLDLDVFAWTAVDMPGIDPNLITHKLNVDPTEKDVKYKKKTYAPDMPEAIKQEVEKLLEAGFIEEVQFPEWLANPVMVKKANGKWRMCIDFTDLNGACPKECYPYQGLIP from the exons ATGGGTAGAACAGGAATCTACGTGTTTATGGCCGTGCCCTCAACCTACCACCTGGTACTGAAGTTCCCGACTAGGAACAGTGTTGGAGAGGCGAAAGTAGAACATAAAATGGCCCGTAGTTTCTATGTTGCCCGATGGGATTGGGGGAAGGTCCTccccatagaagacatggatgtTCGTGAGAATAAAAAACTTCGAGGGAAGCCAGCAGAGGACTTAGTCCCAATTCCCCTAGACTCCTTAGACCT tgatgtgtttgcttggacGGCAGTTGATATGCCTGGGATCGACCCGAACCTCATAACTCATAAACTGAACGTTGATCCAACTGAGAAAGACGTGAAGTATAAGAAGAAAACTTATGCCCCTGACATGCCGGAAGCGATTAAACAGGAGGTCGAGAAGCTCCTAGAAGCTGGATTCATTGAGGAAGTACAATTCCCTGAATGGTTGGCCAACCCCGTAATGGtcaagaaggccaatggaaagtggaggatgtgcattGACTTCACTGACTTGAATGGTGCTTGTCCTAAGGAATGCTAcccctaccaaggattgataccctga